The Arachis hypogaea cultivar Tifrunner chromosome 14, arahy.Tifrunner.gnm2.J5K5, whole genome shotgun sequence genome has a segment encoding these proteins:
- the LOC112743409 gene encoding F-box/kelch-repeat protein At3g06240-like, with protein MDMDVHSNKKNNRNISIDDILPAELVRGILMRIPIKNLVRLRCVSKLWNTLISDPNLPKSHFDLSLAPSHRLLLYPDDSTKPTTVDLDALFLDGPSKTSTNVSFPPNKENQSDDGFYIFNSCRGFVALFEDPHYIVIWNPLTRSHRVFSCEGYKNYSPMQKLLKRSAMFGFGYDASEDDYLVLLAWRNTRKMEDYLGLFSLRTNSWTTSKVTLPNDPLRKRIISLPGVFLNGAIHWWIAPRFGTGVDSGGAIILVFDMIERRFWEMPVPKEIMTNYHPPGALVELGGCLAIWFTNFDKKTDIWIMKEYGVQSSWTAYKIPCLFFRPLNLSNDGDIIGFDILKSCLAKYNVNNGEMLQSCGKFCGLNEFCVYTESLLALPDDFMEGKE; from the coding sequence ATGGACATGGACGTCCACAGTAACAAGAAGAATAACAGAAACATCAGCATCGACGACATACTTCCTGCAGAGTTGGTACGAGGAATCTTAATGAGGATTCCCATAAAAAACCTTGTGCGTCTAAGGTGTGTTTCCAAGCTATGGAACACTTTGATCTCAGACCCCAACTTGCCAAAATCCCATTTTGATCTCTCTCTGGCACCCTCCCATAGACTCCTCCTCTATCCCGACGATTCCACCAAGCCAACAACTGTTGATTTAGATGCACTCTTTCTAGATGGTCCTTCTAAAACATCAACAAATGTCTCTTTCCCTCCCAATAAGGAAAACCAATCAGATGATGGATTCTATATATTCAATTCATGCAGGGGTTTCGTAGCTCTATTCGAAGACCCACATTATATTGTCATATGGAACCCATTAACTAGATCTCACAGAGTATTTTCATGTGAGGGATACAAGAATTATAGTCCTATGCAGAAGCTTCTCAAGCGCTCCGCTATGTTTGGCTTTGGATACGATGCATCAGAAGATGACTACTTGGTCCTTCTCGCTTGGAGGAATACCAGAAAAATGGAAGACTACTTGGGTTTATTTTCTTTGAGAACCAATTCATGGACGACTTCTAAGGTTACACTTCCAAATGACCCTTTAAGGAAGAGAATTATCTCGCTGCCTGGGGTGTTTCTCAATGGGGCTATTCATTGGTGGATTGCCCCTCGTTTTGGTACTGGTGTTGATTCTGGTGGTGCTATTATTCTTGTCTTTGATATGATTGAAAGGCGTTTCTGGGAGATGCCTGTGCCAAAAGAAATAATGACGAATTACCATCCTCCTGGGGCTCTTGTGGAACTGGGAGGGTGCCTAGCCATTTGGTTTACAAATTTCGACAAGAAAACCGACATATGGATTATGAAAGAATATGGAGTGCAGTCATCTTGGACAGCATACAAGATTCCTTGTCTTTTCTTTAGGCCTTTGAACTTATCCAATGATGGGGATATCATTGGATTTGATATCTTAAAATCATGTTTGGCAAAATATAATGTTAATAATGGAGAGATGCTCCAAAGTTGTGGCAAATTTTGTGGTTTGAATGAATTTTGCGTGTATACTGAGAGTTTATTGGCTCTTCCTGATGATTTTATGGAAGGGAAGGAGTAG
- the LOC112795435 gene encoding F-box/kelch-repeat protein At3g23880-like, with the protein MDNNQKSINELLPPELLQAILLRVPAKHLLPLRFVSKLWLSLISDPTFVEFHIHHTSAFTAPSYFFTQKDQPVGSVDLHALFLGGATLGTSIEKFSLPFRRKKNTLSNLLVLGSCRGFVLLHHYEPYYIILWNPVTQSHKNISYYNVIGEKNYWYNLNAHIMGYTNNSFLQGIGYDASNDDYLIVIAFKRNQPHCFSLRTNSWTKIDVAPRTPLITQEFKHEGLFFNGAIHWLSYRRNNQDILIFDVTKRRFSKIPLPEQRLRWWSSELVILGGFLALNVFNYGDDKRTQIWVLKEYKVPSSWTLLYEIPHHCVHSLFLSNYSDFIVLDRANNNFAKYNLEGERLQCFKYLDYGFLPLEYTSTVYTPSLATLPSCDKKKRKNEDIKDGWNHKELKQGT; encoded by the exons ATGGATAACAACCAGAAGAGCATCAACGAGCTTCTCCCTCCGGAGTTGCTCCAAGCAATCTTACTAAGGGTACCAGCCAAGCATCTCTTGCCTCTCAGGTTCGTTTCTAAGCTATGGCTCTCTCTCATTTCCGATCCAACCTTTGTGGAATTTCATATTCACCACACTTCAGCATTCACTGCCCCTTCATACTTCTTCACCCAGAAGGATCAACCGGTTGGCTCCGTTGACCTACACGCACTCTTTCTTGGTGGTGCCACCCTTGGCACCTCAATAGAAAAATTCTCTCTCCCTTTCCGACGGAAGAAAAACACACTTtctaatttacttgttcttggaTCATGCAGAGGATTTGTATTGTTACACCACTATGAACCATATTATATTATTCTATGGAATCCAGTGACCCAATCCCACAAAAATATATCTTACTATAATGTTATTGGAGAAAAGAATTATTGGTATAATCTAAATGCACACATTATGGGTTATACCAATAATTCTTTTCTTCAAGGCATTGGTTATGATGCATCAAATGATGATTACTTAATAGTTATAGCCTTCAAGAGAAACCAGCCTCATTGTTTTTCATTGAGGACTAATTCATGGACCAAGATTGATGTTGCACCCCGCACACCTTTGATAACCCAGGAGTTTAAACATGAGGGGTTGTTCTTTAACGGAGCTATACATTGGTTGTCTTATCGACGTAACAATCAAGATATTCTAATTTTTGATGTGACGAAAAGGAGATTCTCAAAGATACCTTTACCTGAACAAAGACTAAGGTGGTGGTCCTCCGAACTCGTGATATTAGGAGGGTTCTTAGCTTTGAATGTCTTCAACTACGGTGATGATAAAAGAACTCAGATATGGGTGTTGAAGGAATATAAAGTGCCATCATCTTGGACTCTTCTCTACGAGATTCCTCACCACTGCGTTCATTCTTTATTCTTATCTAATTACAGTGATTTTATTGTGTTAGATCGTGCCAATAACAATTTTGCCAAGTATAATCTTGAAGGAGAGAGGCTTCAGTGTTTTAAATACTTGGACTATGGTTTCTTACCTTTAGAGTACACTAGTACTGTGTATACACCGAGTCTCGCCACACTCCCCAGCTGTGACAAGAAGAAACGGAAAAATG AAGACATCAAGGATGGTTGGAATCACAAAGAGCTCAAACAAGGAACGTGA
- the LOC114927643 gene encoding F-box protein CPR1-like, which translates to MAPKHAQSPITFSKQISIFFWNSQSKTDPKKSTTFNPNKKKRLKYTGNKAKGQSIIGEKMKQQQKQKSIHDILPVELIHRILLRVPAKHLAPLRCVWKLWYSLISDPQFAELHFHHSPASSNALIFIPKGSVACFVYLDALFSDDNDASSHVKEVCLPYKTKPPSHFEVLGSCRGFVLLHRYPKVLVVWNPLTGSSRRISYSDIDSRSKYNRIPYNPHLYGFGYDASRDDYLVVVAWRGWKRQDHFDCLSLRTNSWIYLDAALPKPLRVSAHPPCGLFLNGAIHWLVFPVKAYSDAIFIFDMKERAFSTIYAPEQLPFSHPSLALLGGCLALYYPNDVSYNTHIWVMKEYKVHSSWTISDSLPLLSASVLIQ; encoded by the coding sequence atggcgcccaaacatgcacaaAGTCCGATAACTTTTTCTAAACAAATAAGTATTTTCTTTTGGAATAGCCAATCCAAAACTGACCCTAAGAAAAGCACAACGTTCAATCCAAATAAGAAGAAGAGGCTGAAGTACACAGGGAACAAAGCAAAAGGGCAATCGATTATAGGGGAGAAGATGAAGCAGCAGCAGAAGCAGAAGAGCATTCACGACATCCTCCCTGTTGAGTTGATTCACAGAATCTTACTGAGAGTGCCGGCCAAACATCTCGCTCCCCTCAGGTGCGTTTGGAAGCTCTGGTACTCTCTCATTTCCGATCCACAGTTTGCGGAACTGCATTTTCACCACTCTCCGGCTTCCTCCAACGCACTCATCTTCATACCAAAAGGCAGTGTGGCATGCTTCGTTTACTTAGACGCACTATTTAGTGACGACAATGATGCATCATCACACGTAAAAGAGGTGTGTCTCCCTTACAAGACGAAACCACCTTCTCATTTTGAGGTCCTGGGATCCTGCAGAGGCTTTGTTCTCTTACATCGATACCCTAAAGTTTTAGTGGTATGGAACCCACTGACTGGATCCAGCAGAAGAATATCTTACTCTGATATTGATTCTCGTAGTAAGTACAATAGGATTCCCTACAATCCCCATCTGTATGGATTTGGTTATGATGCATCCCGGGATGATTACTTAGTTGTTGTAGCTTGGAGAGGGTGGAAAAGGCAAGATCACTTCGATTGCTTGTCCTTGAGAACCAATTCCTGGATTTATCTTGATGCTGCACTCCCCAAACCCTTGCGTGTTTCTGCTCACCCGCCTTGTGGGTTGTTCTTGAATGGTGCTATTCATTGGCTGGTTTTCCCTGTTAAAGCTTACAGTGATGCTATCTTTATATTTGATATGAAGGAAAGGGCTTTTTCAACCATATATGCGCCGGAACAACTGCCATTCTCTCATCCAAGTCTCGCCCTACTGGGAGGCTGCCTAGCCTTGTATTATCCCAATGATGTTAGCTATAACACTCACATATGGGTGATGAAAGAATATAAAGTGCACTCATCTTGGACTATATCAGATTCCTTGCCTTTACTTTCGGCCTCTGTGCTTATCCAATAA
- the LOC112743408 gene encoding F-box/kelch-repeat protein At3g06240-like, with product MEQNNNSQSINDMLPPELITQILLRLSVKHLGCVKSVSKLWNNLISDPNFAKSHFELSLAPSHRCIFIPEVTIDHRSIDLDALSHATDADAAAATITKIPPSDNYSDDDIVLGSCRGFIALYQYPHFFVIWNPLTGSHRIISCHHIAKISDMATNSYYSFGGEVLFGFGYDATRDDYLVVLGWNDKKENKEGHLDFFSLRSNSWSSFIIPDQIKWRKNWTPSVFYNGAIHWLNHDGDYDAIVTILVFDTSKRKGLLEIPVPERVGKDYPCRLTVLGGCLALYYDNDKYDYDYDKCVIWVMKEYNVQSSWTSYEIPSSNFEPVYLSEDGDFIGFDESDGMSKYNVRGELLLRFDRPCDQVGYFSYTVYTESLLILPNDGSEEKEGYVTLSFYALLCGILALLILLYAVMMDEVF from the coding sequence ATGGAGCAAAACAACAACAGCCAAAGCATCAACGACATGCTCCCTCCAGAATTGATAACTCAAATCTTATTGAGACTTTCAGTCAAACACCTTGGGTGCGTCAAGAGTGTTTCCAAGCTTTGGAATAATCTCATCTCCGATCCCAATTTCGCAAAATCTCATTTTGAACTCTCTCTCGCACCCTCCCATAGATGCATCTTCATCCCAGAAGTTACAATTGATCATCGATCCATTGACCTCGATGCACTATCCCATGCTACTGATGCTGACGCTGCCGCCGCTACAATAACAAAGATTCCTCCTTCTGATAATTATTCTGATGATGACATCGTTCTTGGATCGTGTCGAGGATTCATAGCTTTATACCAATACCCACACTTTTTCGTCATATGGAACCCGTTAACTGGATCCCACAGAATTATTTCATGCCATCATATTGCGAAAATTTCTGATATGGCTACTAATTCTTATTACTCCTTTGGGGGCGAGGTTCTCTTTGGATTTGGGTACGACGCAACCAGAGATGACTATTTGGTAGTTTTAGGTTGGAACGATAAAAAGGAGAATAAAGAAGGCCACCTTGATTTCTTCTCTTTGAGGTCCAATTCATGGAGTAGTTTTATTATTCCTGACCAAATAAAGTGGAGGAAAAATTGGACACCTTCGGTGTTCTACAACGGGGCTATTCATTGGTTGAATCATGATGGTGATTATGATGCTATTGTTACTATTCTTGTCTTTGATACTAGCAAAAGGAAGGGTTTGTTAGAGATTCCTGTGCCAGAACGAGTAGGAAAGGATTACCCTTGCCGTCTGACTGTACTGGGAGGGTGTTTAGCCTTGTATTATGATAATGAtaaatatgattatgattatgataaaTGTGTGATATGGGTGATGAAAGAGTACAACGTGCAGTCTTCTTGGACTTCCTATGAGATTCCTAGCAGTAACTTTGAGCCTGTGTACTTATCTGAGGATGGCGATTTTATAGGATTCGATGAATCAGATGGAATGTCGAAATATAATGTTAGAGGAGAGCTGCTCCTGCGTTTTGATCGTCCTTGTGATCAGGTTGGGTACTTTTCGTATACTGTTTATACTGAGAGTCTCTTGATACTGCCTAATGATGGCTCTGAGGAGAAAGAAGGGTATGTAACATTGTCCTTTTATGCTTTGCTTTGTGGCATTTTAGCCCTGTTAATTTTGCTATATGCCGTTATGATGGATGAAGTGTTTTGA
- the LOC112744734 gene encoding F-box/kelch-repeat protein At3g23880-like has protein sequence MEQNNNSSKSINDMLPPELITQILLRLSVKHLGRVKSVSKFWNNLISNPNFAKSHFELSLAPTHRCIFIPEVTTDHRSIDLDALSHATYADAAAATITKIPPSPAAADIDSDPDYDDHIVLGSCRGFIALYQYPHFFVIWNPLTGSHRIISCHHIAKISDMATNCYYSFGGELLFGFGYDTTRDDYLIVLAWNDEKKNQEGHFDFFSLRSNSWSSFKEDVIIPDQLKRRKKWAPSVFFNGAIHWLNHDGDYDAIVTIFVFDTNKRKGFLEIPVPEQVGRYYPCHLTVLGGCLALYYEKDDDDYDKSVIWVMKEYNVQSSWTSYEIPSSYFEPVCLSEDGDFIGFDESPGMSKYNVRGEKLMRFDRSCNQIGYVSYTVYTESLLMLPNDGSEEKEGSSSVKGTEESTNLAT, from the exons ATGGAGCAAAACAACAACAGCAGCAAAAGCATCAACGACATGCTCCCTCCAGAATTGATTACTCAAATCTTATTGAGACTTTCCGTCAAACACCTTGGGCGCGTCAAGAGTGTTTCCAAGTTTTGGAACAATCTCATCTCCAACCCCAATTTCGCAAAATCTCATTTTGAACTCTCTCTGGCACCCACCCATAGATGCATCTTCATCCCAGAAGTTACAACTGATCATCGATCCATTGACCTCGATGCACTATCCCATGCTACTTATGCTGACGCTGCCGCTGCTACAATAACAAAGATTCCTCCTTCTCCTGCTGCTGCTGATATCGATTCTGATCCTGATTATGATGATCACATCGTTCTTGGATCATGTCGAGGATTCATAGCTTTATACCAATACCCACACTTTTTCGTCATATGGAACCCGTTAACCGGATCCCACAGAATTATTTCATGCCATCATATTGCGAAAATTTCCGATATGGCTACTAATTGTTATTACTCCTTTGGCGGCGAGCTTCTCTTTGGATTTGGGTACGACACAACCAGAGATGATTACTTGATAGTTTTAGCTTGGAATGATGAAAAGAAGAATCAAGAAGGCCACTTTGATTTCTTCTCCTTGAGGTCCAATTCTTGGAGTAGTTTTAAGGAGGATGTTATTATTCCTGACCAACTAAAGAGGAGGAAAAAGTGGGCACCTTCGGTGTTCTTTAACGGGGCTATTCATTGGTTGAATCATGACGGTGATTATGATGCTATTGTTACTATTTTTGTCTTTGATACTAACAAAAGGAAGGGTTTTTTGGAGATTCCAGTGCCAGAACAAGTAGGAAGGTATTACCCTTGCCATCTGACGGTACTGGGAGGGTGTTTAGCCTTGTATtatgaaaaagatgatgatgattatgataaaTCTGTGATATGGGTGATGAAAGAGTATAATGTGCAGTCTTCTTGGACTTCCTATGAGATTCCTAGCAGTTACTTTGAGCCTGTGTGCTTGTCTGAGGATGGCGATTTTATAGGATTCGATGAATCACCTGGAATGTCGAAATATAATGTTAGAGGAGAGAAGCTCATGCGTTTTGATCGTTCTTGTAATCAAATTGGGTACGTTTCGTATACTGTTTATACAGAGAGTCTCTTGATGCTGCCTAATGATGGCTCTGAGGAGAAAGAAGG GAGTTCTTCAGTTAAAGGGACTGAAGAGAGCACCAACTTAGCCACTTGA